Proteins encoded in a region of the Campylobacter magnus genome:
- a CDS encoding butyryl-CoA:acetate CoA-transferase produces the protein MDFEREYQQKLSTAEQAAKVIKCGDWVDYGWAVTTPEKIDTALAKRVGELHDVKLRGGVLNKIPAAIEADPTGEHISWHSWHCSGVERKLIEDGRGFYVPMRYSELPRYYHKVDCKPNVAIMQVAPMDKHGYFNLGPSASHLHTCAEVADVIIVEVNHNIPRCLGGSGADLHISMVDMIVEGDNPALFEPPLPKSSEIDLKVAQYIVNEIKSGSCLQLGIGAMPSAVGSAIAQSDLKDLGVHTEIYVDSFVEIAEAGKITGKYKNLNKFRQTYAFAMGSKKLYDFLDNNPGCLSASVDYTNDIANIAAQDNFVSINSAVDIDLFGQVNSESSGKRHISGAGGQLDFVMGAYLSKGGKSFICCSSTVKDKNGEVRSRFLPTLKEGSIVTATRANIHYLVTEYGIVNLKGLSTWAKCEKIISVAHPDFRDELIRGAEELKIWRRSNKLK, from the coding sequence TGCCTTAGCAAAGCGAGTGGGCGAACTCCACGATGTAAAGTTGCGTGGCGGCGTGCTAAATAAAATCCCAGCAGCCATTGAGGCTGATCCCACAGGTGAGCATATCAGCTGGCATAGCTGGCACTGCTCTGGTGTGGAGAGAAAGCTAATCGAAGATGGCAGAGGCTTTTATGTACCTATGCGCTACTCAGAGCTACCACGCTACTACCACAAAGTAGATTGTAAGCCAAATGTAGCCATCATGCAAGTAGCTCCCATGGATAAGCACGGGTATTTTAACCTAGGCCCCTCAGCCTCTCACCTACACACCTGCGCAGAGGTAGCAGATGTCATAATTGTAGAGGTAAATCACAATATCCCTCGCTGCCTTGGTGGCTCTGGGGCTGATTTGCATATCTCAATGGTAGATATGATAGTTGAGGGCGATAATCCTGCGCTTTTTGAGCCACCGCTACCAAAAAGCTCTGAGATAGATCTAAAAGTAGCCCAGTATATCGTAAATGAGATAAAAAGCGGCTCGTGCTTACAGCTTGGGATTGGCGCAATGCCAAGTGCGGTAGGCTCTGCTATAGCACAGAGTGATTTAAAGGATCTAGGCGTTCATACTGAGATTTATGTAGATAGCTTTGTAGAGATTGCCGAGGCTGGCAAAATCACAGGAAAATATAAAAATCTAAATAAATTCCGCCAAACCTACGCCTTTGCTATGGGCAGCAAAAAGCTCTATGACTTTTTGGACAATAACCCAGGCTGCCTAAGTGCTAGCGTAGACTACACAAATGATATAGCAAATATCGCTGCGCAAGATAATTTTGTCTCAATTAACTCGGCTGTAGATATCGATCTCTTTGGGCAAGTAAATAGCGAAAGCTCAGGCAAACGCCATATCTCAGGGGCTGGGGGACAGCTAGACTTTGTCATGGGTGCATATCTCTCAAAAGGCGGCAAGAGCTTTATTTGCTGTAGTTCTACTGTAAAGGACAAAAATGGCGAGGTTCGCTCACGCTTTTTGCCAACCTTAAAAGAAGGCTCAATAGTAACAGCCACTAGAGCAAACATCCACTACCTAGTAACAGAGTATGGGATAGTAAATCTAAAAGGCCTTAGCACTTGGGCAAAATGCGAGAAAATCATCTCAGTAGCGCATCCTGATTTTAGAGATGAGCTAATACGAGGTGCTGAGGAGCTAAAAATCTGGCGCAGAAGTAATAAACTAAAATAA
- the rfaQ gene encoding putative lipopolysaccharide heptosyltransferase III translates to MKILIMKFRNIGDTLLATPLAANLRLAYPQAQIHFACNEGCEAMLEGNANIDKIHIYRRASAKNSGFLKRIKTELAFLAKLKSEHFDIAINATEGDRGAYLAFLSGAKTRIGFDGGSFASRLLTHKVAQNCDIFGSHTIEHDLALLSALSLTPHTKTISIAFDDYGEFFADKLPASFIHFHPMSRWLFKCPKDEIIADLLDFCELELGVKCVMTCANDAKEIARCENILRLAKSKPNAFLGELSLKQVAFLSSKARLFVGVDTAVMHMAAAVNTPVVALFGPSSAMNWGPWDNTCANSGYKAKNGIQHMGAHSVVQASWECVPCSCDGCNGSKKSRCLDEINTSAIKELIKAKLEKG, encoded by the coding sequence ATGAAAATTTTAATAATGAAATTCCGCAATATCGGCGATACTTTATTAGCCACGCCACTAGCTGCTAACTTGCGCCTAGCATATCCGCAGGCGCAAATTCACTTTGCTTGTAATGAGGGCTGCGAGGCTATGCTAGAAGGCAATGCAAACATTGATAAAATTCACATTTATCGCAGAGCTAGCGCAAAAAACTCAGGTTTTTTAAAGCGCATTAAAACCGAGCTTGCTTTTTTAGCCAAACTTAAAAGCGAGCATTTTGATATCGCTATAAATGCCACCGAGGGCGATAGAGGCGCATATCTAGCCTTTTTAAGTGGGGCAAAAACTCGCATAGGCTTTGATGGCGGCTCTTTTGCCTCAAGACTACTTACACACAAAGTGGCTCAAAACTGCGATATTTTTGGCTCGCATACGATAGAGCACGACCTAGCCTTGCTTAGCGCGCTATCTCTTACACCTCACACAAAAACTATTAGCATAGCTTTTGATGATTATGGCGAGTTTTTTGCTGATAAATTGCCAGCTAGTTTTATACATTTTCATCCTATGAGTAGGTGGCTTTTTAAATGCCCAAAGGATGAAATAATCGCTGATTTGCTTGATTTTTGTGAGCTTGAGCTTGGGGTTAAATGCGTAATGACCTGCGCAAATGACGCAAAAGAGATAGCAAGATGTGAAAATATCTTGCGCCTAGCAAAAAGCAAGCCAAATGCGTTTTTGGGCGAACTTAGCTTAAAGCAAGTAGCTTTTTTAAGCTCAAAAGCTAGACTTTTTGTGGGCGTGGATACTGCTGTTATGCATATGGCAGCAGCTGTAAATACGCCTGTGGTAGCACTTTTTGGCCCAAGTTCTGCTATGAACTGGGGGCCTTGGGACAATACCTGCGCAAATAGTGGCTACAAGGCAAAAAACGGCATCCAGCACATGGGAGCGCATAGCGTGGTTCAAGCTAGCTGGGAGTGCGTGCCTTGCTCTTGCGATGGCTGTAATGGCAGTAAAAAAAGCCGCTGCCTAGATGAAATAAACACAAGCGCAATCAAAGAACTAATCAAAGCCAAACTAGAAAAGGGCTAA
- a CDS encoding adenine nucleotide alpha hydrolase family protein produces MDIRICKECGFILGTRPNSKDKDGVCLACHNKDRKNQINWQERQNWLTQYLKERKNPSSNYDVVVGVSGGKDSCAIVKRLIENHGVEPSRLLLVHVMDEFTPSKAGLYNLDNLVKTFDIDLINFRLAPKTFVKETRKSFFEELHPLKWIEAQLYAKPLEVAKAYQIPTVFMGENFDFEYGVSEECGIFHSSSSDEVNVIFLGSIWPYSNTDSLNQARQIGFKTLSDFDDWQRQGSADDYTQIDSIGYMMQHWTKFIKFGFQRVSDLACRFVREGVMSKEQALRLIKDKDWVCDPAAKKDFCRTIGISEDEFNATVDKFANKDLLVKDENGNWRRRDLI; encoded by the coding sequence ATGGATATTAGAATTTGTAAAGAGTGTGGTTTTATCCTAGGCACTCGCCCAAACTCAAAGGACAAAGACGGAGTATGTCTAGCCTGCCACAACAAAGATAGAAAAAATCAAATCAACTGGCAAGAGAGACAAAACTGGCTCACACAGTATCTAAAAGAGCGTAAAAATCCTAGTTCTAACTACGATGTTGTAGTAGGAGTATCTGGTGGCAAAGACTCTTGTGCTATTGTAAAAAGGCTTATTGAAAATCATGGCGTAGAGCCATCTCGCCTACTGCTAGTTCATGTGATGGACGAGTTTACGCCATCAAAGGCTGGGCTATATAACCTTGATAATCTAGTAAAAACCTTTGATATTGACTTAATAAACTTTCGCCTAGCCCCAAAGACTTTTGTAAAAGAGACTAGAAAAAGCTTTTTTGAAGAGCTTCATCCGCTAAAATGGATAGAAGCCCAGCTCTACGCAAAGCCGCTTGAGGTGGCAAAGGCTTATCAAATTCCTACTGTTTTTATGGGCGAGAACTTTGATTTTGAGTATGGGGTTAGTGAAGAATGCGGTATCTTTCATAGCTCAAGCAGTGATGAGGTAAATGTGATTTTCTTAGGTTCTATTTGGCCTTATTCAAACACAGATTCTCTAAATCAAGCTAGGCAAATCGGCTTTAAAACCCTAAGCGACTTTGATGACTGGCAAAGGCAAGGCAGTGCTGATGACTACACGCAGATTGATAGCATAGGCTACATGATGCAGCACTGGACGAAGTTTATAAAATTTGGCTTTCAGCGCGTAAGCGACCTTGCGTGTAGATTCGTAAGAGAGGGTGTGATGAGCAAAGAACAAGCCTTGCGCCTAATAAAAGATAAAGACTGGGTTTGTGACCCAGCTGCCAAAAAAGACTTTTGCCGCACCATAGGTATAAGCGAAGATGAGTTTAATGCTACTGTGGATAAGTTTGCTAATAAAGACTTATTAGTAAAAGACGAAAATGGTAACTGGCGAAGAAGAGATTTGATTTAG
- a CDS encoding tetratricopeptide repeat protein, protein MFRVLLFFIFASSSFGLSITLNNGKTGGNDYYILHIENEREFSCQVKVGNNYYPPDARHDGAEQAVGREYHCYIEGALKEKVADQHLPFMDMYIRASMNGFLVQVIPKIPSRLVNIEGHLFRSNDTKQAGLLKSTHYTIVMDKQTSIALAHAKPELDFPIVYPDLVLPSIGALDFNKDPLALKREGDITEYITIKNLYDAKRYDDVIEVSTEAAKRYPNSVFMNEFRLYLARSLYKADEEQKKNTELGVPQIDYNTRLLAEAKSWVRSYASDKAYPEMLFMLMQAYINNDNKNEADYTLSLLMTEHEKSPWMKKALLSYADSMFASDRIIDSIRLYEDVYYMTDEIDIASLAGTRLAIAHLRQNQNERAKNYLQKILSANVNYLANNKDIALNLANAFKASELNAQANKIYKIIFENTSKKDPEYEIALRQLALSPDGAQNSDDTYSYLMLYQVDFPNSDYISLINTALDRMFFNVDLNQTSQALHASYADLMSRYEGSDIYTRALKEDVKLYFKEGGYKQILALKDSIRDTNDTETKAVLTNAAIELANSSNQQKNCAMLMLLIDEYGVEPNIKDRYKLYDCYMRQARFDEALATTSVGVESGDLNVRTDWLSNAAAALYSLGRFEEALKAADDAIYEAARVAYADPSRAIYYRFYSLLRLNRWQEALGATQGLENIRGAHLMLIELYDAAAKYAAANGLDSIALSYAKKTIDMQARLKISTYSPEIDFIYIDTLKRIGDDEAARIGALKLLPSALSADARARALYAAAEIEIKKGLITSAKEHIQECISMPVNTPWKALCKEQNELLKD, encoded by the coding sequence ATGTTTAGAGTTTTATTATTTTTTATTTTTGCTAGTAGTTCTTTTGGGCTTAGTATCACGCTAAATAACGGCAAAACCGGTGGAAATGACTATTATATTTTGCATATTGAAAATGAAAGAGAGTTTTCTTGCCAAGTAAAAGTCGGCAATAACTACTATCCGCCAGATGCCAGACACGATGGAGCTGAACAAGCAGTAGGCAGAGAATACCACTGCTACATCGAAGGCGCACTAAAAGAAAAGGTAGCCGACCAGCACTTGCCTTTTATGGATATGTACATCCGTGCTAGCATGAATGGTTTTTTGGTTCAAGTCATACCAAAAATTCCATCTCGCCTTGTAAATATAGAAGGGCATTTGTTTAGAAGCAATGATACAAAGCAAGCAGGGCTTTTAAAAAGCACGCACTACACCATAGTAATGGATAAACAAACTAGCATCGCTCTAGCGCATGCTAAGCCTGAGCTTGATTTTCCTATTGTCTATCCAGATCTAGTCTTGCCAAGTATCGGTGCGCTGGATTTTAACAAAGACCCTTTGGCGCTAAAGCGTGAGGGCGATATAACTGAGTATATCACAATAAAAAATCTCTATGATGCAAAGCGCTACGATGATGTAATAGAAGTAAGCACTGAGGCTGCAAAACGCTATCCAAATAGCGTGTTTATGAATGAGTTTAGGCTATATCTTGCTCGCTCGCTATACAAGGCTGATGAGGAGCAAAAGAAAAACACTGAACTAGGCGTACCGCAGATTGATTATAACACTCGCCTTTTAGCAGAGGCTAAGTCATGGGTAAGAAGCTATGCAAGCGACAAGGCTTATCCTGAAATGCTCTTTATGCTAATGCAAGCGTATATAAATAATGACAATAAAAACGAGGCTGATTACACCCTAAGCCTACTTATGACCGAACACGAAAAAAGCCCTTGGATGAAAAAAGCCTTGCTAAGCTATGCTGATAGTATGTTTGCTAGCGATAGAATTATTGATTCTATCAGGCTTTATGAGGATGTTTATTATATGACTGATGAGATTGATATCGCTAGTCTTGCTGGCACTAGGCTAGCAATAGCGCATCTTAGACAAAATCAAAACGAAAGAGCAAAAAACTACTTGCAAAAAATCCTAAGCGCAAATGTTAATTACCTAGCAAATAATAAAGACATCGCACTAAATCTAGCAAATGCTTTTAAGGCTAGTGAGCTAAATGCCCAGGCAAATAAAATCTATAAAATCATCTTTGAGAATACCTCTAAAAAAGACCCAGAGTATGAAATAGCCTTGCGCCAGCTAGCTCTAAGTCCAGATGGTGCCCAAAATAGCGATGATACCTATAGCTATCTTATGCTCTATCAAGTAGATTTCCCAAATAGCGATTATATCTCGCTAATTAACACCGCACTTGATAGAATGTTTTTTAATGTAGATTTAAACCAAACTAGCCAAGCACTTCATGCTAGCTATGCTGATCTTATGAGTAGATACGAGGGCAGCGATATCTACACAAGAGCCCTAAAAGAAGATGTCAAGCTATACTTCAAAGAAGGTGGCTACAAGCAGATTTTAGCCCTAAAAGATAGCATCCGTGATACAAACGACACAGAGACAAAAGCAGTGCTTACAAATGCTGCAATAGAGCTAGCGAACAGCTCAAATCAGCAAAAAAACTGCGCTATGCTAATGTTGCTAATCGACGAGTATGGCGTAGAGCCAAACATAAAAGACCGCTATAAGCTCTATGATTGCTACATGCGCCAAGCTAGGTTTGATGAGGCGCTTGCTACTACTAGCGTAGGCGTAGAAAGTGGCGATCTAAATGTGCGAACAGACTGGCTAAGCAACGCAGCAGCTGCTCTATACTCACTAGGACGCTTTGAAGAGGCGCTAAAAGCAGCTGATGATGCTATATACGAGGCTGCTAGAGTGGCGTATGCTGATCCTAGCAGGGCGATATACTACCGCTTTTACTCTTTGCTTCGCCTAAATCGCTGGCAAGAAGCCCTAGGTGCTACGCAGGGACTAGAAAATATCCGTGGAGCGCATCTAATGCTAATCGAGCTATACGACGCAGCTGCTAAATACGCTGCGGCAAATGGCCTTGATAGCATTGCTCTAAGCTATGCTAAAAAAACCATTGATATGCAAGCTCGCCTTAAAATCAGCACTTATAGCCCTGAGATTGACTTTATCTACATAGACACGCTAAAACGCATAGGCGATGATGAGGCAGCTAGAATAGGCGCATTAAAGCTTTTGCCAAGTGCACTAAGTGCTGATGCAAGGGCAAGGGCGCTATACGCTGCAGCTGAAATAGAGATAAAAAAAGGCCTTATAACAAGCGCAAAAGAACACATCCAAGAGTGTATTTCCATGCCTGTAAATACGCCGTGGAAAGCACTGTGTAAAGAGCAAAACGAGCTTTTAAAAGACTAG